GGGCTTCACGGCCGGGTCCGCCTTCGCCCTGTTCGCCTGGCGCGCGCCGCAACTGAAGGGCGGGGGCATGTTCGCGCCGGTCAGCCGCGAGGGCGCGCTGGTGCTGAACAACCTGTTCCTGACCGTGGCGGCCGTGACCGTGCTGCTGGGCACCCTGTATCCGCTGATCCTCGAGGCGGCGACGGGCGCGACGATCTCGGTCGGCCCACCCTATTTCGCCCTGACCTTCACGCCCCTGATGCTCGTAGCCTTCCTGATCCTGCCGGCCGGGCCTCTGCTGGCCTGGAAGCGGGGCGACGCGAAGGGCGCGATCCAGCGTCTGGCCGTCGCCGGGGCCCTGGCCATCGGGGCCGGGTTCGTCGGCTGGCTGGCCTTCGAGCCGAAGAAGGCCCTGGCCGCCGGAGGTCTCGCCATCGGGGCCTGGCTGATCTTCGGCGCGCTGGCCGAGGTGATCGAGCGGGTGCGCCTGTTCAAGGTCCCGCTGGGCGAGGTCCTGCGCCGCGCGCGGGGCCTGCCCCTGGGGGCGTGGGGCATGACGCTGGCCCATGCCGGGCTGGGCGTTTTCGTTCTGGGGGCCGTGATCGAGACCGGGTTCAAGGTCGAGGCCGCTGCGCCCATCTCCATCGGCCAGACCGTGACGGCCGGGCCGTGGCGCGTGTCGCTGGACAAGGTCGAGGTCGTCGAGGGGCCCAACTATCTGGCGGAGCAGGGCACGCTGACGGTGTCCCCGGTCAGGCCCGGTCCTGCGGCCCGGACCGTCACGGCCGAGCGTCGCTTCTTCCCGGCGGGCGGCCAGACGACGACCGAGGTCGGTCTGGATTTCCGGGGGCTGGACGACGTCTATGTGGTCATGGGCGAGCGCCGGGCGGGCGCGCAGGGCCAGAACGCCTGGAGCGTGCGGGTGTACTTCAATCCCTGGGCGCGGCTGATCTTCCTGGGGCCGTTCATCATGGCGCTGGGCGGGGTGCTGAGCCTGTTCGACCGTCGGCTGCGGCTGGCCATCGGAGGGCGCAGGAAGGCGGTGGCGGCATGAGGACGTTGCTGGCCGGTTTTGCGGCCCTGACCCTTCTGGCCAGCCCTGCCTTCGCCGCCGAACCGGCCGCCGCGCCCGATCGCCCCTTGCCCGATGCCGCGCAGGAGGCCCGCGCCCAGGCCCTGTTCAAGGACGTGCGCTGCGTCGTCTGCCAGCACGAATCGATCGCCGACAGTCCCG
This DNA window, taken from Brevundimonas subvibrioides ATCC 15264, encodes the following:
- a CDS encoding heme lyase CcmF/NrfE family subunit: MIVEFGSFCLVLALALSVLQTGLSTAGRMRRSPLLAGGAEGAALAAAGAVALAFGALIFAFATSDFSVANVASNSHTDKPMLYKVAAAWGSHEGSLVLWCLVMTVFGAALTRARGLPFGLKTSSVGVQGALGALFLAFAVFTSNPFSRLDPAPIQGASLNPLLQDPALAFHPPLLYMGYVGFSVTFSLAVAALIEGKAFSGFWPAWGRWVRPWALASWVFLTGGITLGAFWAYYELGWGGWWFWDPVENASFMPWLAGAALLHSAVVTERRGALAGWTVFLALLAFSFSMLGAFLVRSGVLTSVHAFAVDPERGMMLLGILGFTAGSAFALFAWRAPQLKGGGMFAPVSREGALVLNNLFLTVAAVTVLLGTLYPLILEAATGATISVGPPYFALTFTPLMLVAFLILPAGPLLAWKRGDAKGAIQRLAVAGALAIGAGFVGWLAFEPKKALAAGGLAIGAWLIFGALAEVIERVRLFKVPLGEVLRRARGLPLGAWGMTLAHAGLGVFVLGAVIETGFKVEAAAPISIGQTVTAGPWRVSLDKVEVVEGPNYLAEQGTLTVSPVRPGPAARTVTAERRFFPAGGQTTTEVGLDFRGLDDVYVVMGERRAGAQGQNAWSVRVYFNPWARLIFLGPFIMALGGVLSLFDRRLRLAIGGRRKAVAA